A region of Candidatus Poribacteria bacterium DNA encodes the following proteins:
- a CDS encoding DMT family transporter — MTGREEGWKGDFTFQPSNLPTYQSVKPMLFLALNIVLLSGFGLFLKHAKDNQQRLNPIGFVNYLVAFFISIWVLSQEQDFEFSKLTFALGISNGVTYAAGFELFTLGIRLSGIVVTAALVRLSIVVPILVAMLFWKEIPNLWQAIGLLLTFVAIPLLSQREKEPTYKFTPDRPEVPQGLGFAVAITILIITGISRLTMKAFNEMCPIDEKSLYMSLLFGVATLIYLGICLYQKTWPNWWEVFYGTLIGICNVAGSWALLIALDKVSALIAFPMSSSGGVLFTMFVGMVFLRERLGRVPLIGALLAMIALIFVNLKP, encoded by the coding sequence TGACGGGAAGGGAGGAAGGATGGAAAGGAGACTTCACCTTCCAACCTTCCAACCTTCCAACCTATCAATCTGTGAAGCCTATGCTCTTCCTCGCACTTAACATCGTCCTGCTTTCCGGCTTTGGGCTCTTTCTCAAGCATGCTAAAGATAATCAACAACGTTTAAATCCGATCGGCTTTGTCAACTACCTCGTTGCTTTCTTTATCAGCATCTGGGTCCTGTCGCAGGAACAGGATTTTGAGTTCTCAAAGCTAACCTTCGCGTTAGGCATATCAAATGGTGTGACCTACGCCGCTGGATTTGAACTGTTTACGCTTGGGATCCGGCTCAGCGGGATTGTTGTCACGGCGGCACTCGTCAGGCTATCGATCGTGGTCCCGATTTTAGTGGCGATGCTGTTCTGGAAGGAGATTCCCAATCTCTGGCAAGCCATAGGACTTCTCTTAACTTTTGTGGCGATTCCCCTCCTCAGCCAGCGAGAAAAAGAGCCAACCTACAAATTTACGCCTGACAGACCGGAAGTGCCTCAAGGTTTGGGATTCGCTGTCGCGATTACGATTCTGATTATCACCGGTATCTCACGACTCACCATGAAAGCTTTCAACGAGATGTGTCCTATCGATGAGAAATCCCTCTACATGAGTCTGCTGTTCGGTGTTGCCACACTTATTTATCTTGGGATATGTCTCTATCAGAAAACGTGGCCGAATTGGTGGGAGGTCTTCTACGGCACGCTCATAGGCATCTGTAATGTCGCTGGGAGTTGGGCACTCCTCATTGCACTGGACAAGGTGAGTGCGTTGATTGCGTTTCCGATGTCAAGTTCGGGTGGTGTGTTGTTCACGATGTTCGTTGGTATGGTATTCCTCCGTGAGCGGCTGGGTCGAGTTCCTCTCATCGGCGCGCTACTCGCAATGATTGCACTGATTTTCGTCAATTTGAAGCCATGA
- a CDS encoding radical SAM protein, with amino-acid sequence MTDTKVQAVSWNITRLCNLKCTHCYLPAGFVDTNEFANGNFHLSDIQDSHEYVRDAELSQAQCFRVIDEIAEINPHILLILTGGEPLLRPDILEISKYASDTGFLVVMGTNGVLLNDEVVEKMQQHGVTGAGISLDSIQPTNHDRFRGMEGAWKATMNGVDALKRAQLDFLVQTSVTQWNYDEIPEIVEYAYQLGAKVLNLYFLVRTGRGKTVMDITPAQYEKMLETLFKLQAAYAGKMLIAAKCAPHYKRVIYEQQSDSAFLQGYPSGTCPCGIYYCRITPEGELTPCPYLPVSVGNLKDESFVTLWNESKTFQELRNRDLLEGKCGACEFKEVCGGCRARAYATTGNYLAEDESCEYQPGQSSTPPVQIEKKVAFATETDYDLQWTSAAEKRLKRVPSFARGMVVKSVEKYAREHGHREVTPELMQAVKKRFDKTGIPSFRPKR; translated from the coding sequence ATGACAGATACTAAAGTTCAGGCAGTTTCATGGAATATCACCCGATTGTGCAATCTAAAGTGTACACACTGCTATCTCCCCGCCGGATTCGTAGACACAAACGAGTTCGCGAACGGAAACTTCCACCTATCCGATATTCAAGACTCTCATGAATACGTTAGGGATGCGGAATTGAGCCAAGCACAATGTTTTCGCGTCATTGATGAAATCGCTGAAATCAACCCACACATCCTTCTTATTCTCACTGGTGGTGAACCTCTATTACGCCCGGATATCTTGGAGATATCGAAGTATGCCTCCGATACCGGGTTTCTTGTTGTAATGGGCACGAACGGTGTCTTATTGAACGACGAAGTCGTCGAGAAGATGCAACAGCACGGGGTCACCGGTGCAGGCATTAGCCTCGACTCTATCCAGCCGACAAACCATGATCGGTTTCGTGGGATGGAGGGCGCGTGGAAAGCGACGATGAACGGTGTAGACGCACTCAAACGCGCACAACTCGACTTCCTCGTTCAGACCTCCGTGACGCAGTGGAATTACGATGAAATTCCAGAAATCGTGGAATACGCGTATCAACTCGGGGCAAAGGTGCTGAATCTCTACTTCCTCGTCCGAACCGGAAGGGGTAAGACGGTGATGGACATTACACCCGCGCAATATGAGAAGATGCTTGAGACGCTCTTCAAGTTACAGGCAGCTTATGCTGGAAAAATGCTCATCGCCGCGAAATGTGCTCCACATTACAAACGCGTCATCTATGAACAGCAATCCGATTCTGCGTTTCTTCAGGGCTACCCCAGTGGCACCTGTCCGTGTGGTATCTACTACTGCCGCATTACGCCTGAAGGCGAACTGACTCCCTGTCCCTATCTACCTGTGAGCGTCGGTAACCTCAAAGATGAAAGTTTCGTCACGCTCTGGAATGAATCGAAGACCTTTCAGGAGTTGCGGAATCGGGATTTACTTGAAGGGAAGTGTGGCGCGTGTGAATTCAAAGAGGTATGCGGCGGTTGCAGGGCGCGTGCCTATGCCACTACCGGCAACTATCTCGCTGAAGACGAATCGTGCGAATATCAGCCTGGACAGTCCAGCACACCACCTGTTCAAATAGAGAAAAAGGTTGCTTTCGCAACGGAAACCGATTACGATTTACAGTGGACATCGGCAGCAGAAAAAAGATTGAAGCGTGTGCCGTCATTTGCGCGTGGGATGGTCGTCAAAAGCGTTGAAAAATACGCACGCGAACACGGTCATCGCGAGGTTACCCCTGAACTGATGCAAGCCGTCAAGAAACGGTTTGATAAAACTGGTATTCCATCCTTCAGACCGAAACGCTGA